In Rhododendron vialii isolate Sample 1 chromosome 9a, ASM3025357v1, the following are encoded in one genomic region:
- the LOC131299664 gene encoding protein FAR1-RELATED SEQUENCE 5-like, producing MEKEGSVSINPTPLFRPPPPRTQTLDDIQLVSPSSSQLCEESTNSCELHTPQVKNELIPRINQQFRNLEDVYSFYNNYAFHAGFSVRINSSKTDKNGELSRKDYVCFKEGERRISKATTTRRRGLTRAKCGAKLVVVRARSGEGFVVSNFVEGRSHLLTTPRKTHLLKSHRRISDAQKSLTKHLTAANVPPHQQMSILELQAGGLENVGFLAQDLYNKNRDERNCVDGYDADMLYEYFETEQQKNPSFYFTMEKDDEGRMSHCFWADATCRKSYQYFGDVVVFDTTYNTNRYSMIFAPILGVNHHRQTTLFGCGFLCNELSDSFEWLFKEWLKAMPGGPPKMIITDQDLAMTKAFGNVLPNKHHRYCIWHIVSKFSSKISALSYKEHYDDFKRCIWNSESPEEFDRRWEDIVTKSNLSDNEWLQSMYEIRDRWVSAYTKHIFSAHMTSSQRAEISHAFFKRYVSKENTMLDFVLRFERALSRIRHNELNLDHKDVNEKPVLKTSSFMEKGMSEIYTQSIFYMFQEEIFQINAYVVTLRHEDEHRCLWDVRRLDMEGSRSREILVEKSSNLVRCSCKMFDFDGIPCRHMLAYFSRMQMMELPTKYILRRWTKSAKASRVMDDLGSVEKEICDRSILVRRQGLFQLACNVIDDGVLDEEGTEVVSKHLLLAKDELTVLRSSREPCPTSDMEMRMSHGSQHSFKEPVQVRAKGCGKRLKGGKEKAVKKSRKCHGCGLTGQSHDKRNRPKLLSISSQDVRLDDDDDDDNDDMSNNDVECNFNLFVYLWSLFFCSFLHIMSYLCFRMATCGDGDDDMGDCSRFSVFYAKLLWS from the exons atggaaaaagaaggtAGTGTGAGCATCAATCCAACCCCCTTGTttcgaccaccaccaccaag AACGCAGACTTTGGATGATATACAACTAGTTTCACCGTCATCATCTCAACTATGTGAAGAGTCTACTAATTCTTGTGAACTTCACACTCCTCAAGTTAAAAATGAACTGATACCGAGAATTAACCAACAATTTCGCAACTTAGAGGATGTGTATTCCTTCTACAACAATTATGCATTTCATGCTGGATTTAGTGTGCGAATAAATTCAAGCAAGACGGATAAGAATGGTGAACTTAGTAGGAAAGATTATGTTTGTTTTAAAGAAGGGGAGAGGAGAATTTCTAAGGCCACTACTACACGTCGTCGGGGTTTGACTAGAGCGAAATGTGGTGCAAAATTAGTTGTCGTGAGAGCCCGATCAGGTGAAGGGTTTGTTGTCTCCAACTTTGTCGAGGGTCGTAGCCACCTTCTTACGACTCCGAGGAAGACACATTTGTTGAAATCTCATCGTCGCATTTCCGATGCACAAAAATCTTTAACAAAACATCTCACTGCTGCAAATGTGCCCCCCCATCAACAAATGAGTATTTTGGAGTTACAAGCCGGGGGTCttgaaaatgttggattttTAGCACAAGATCTTTATAACAAAAATAGGGATGAGAGAAATTGCGTAGATGGATATGACGCCGACATGTTGTACGAGTATTTTGAGAccgaacaacaaaaaaatcccaGTTTTTATTTTACAATGGAGAAAGATGATGAGGGGAGGATGAGTCATTGTTTTTGGGCGGATGCCACATGTAGAAAGTCGTATCAATATTTTGGGGATGTGGTGGTATTTGATACAACCTACAATACAAATCGATATTCTATGATTTTTGCTCCTATATTAGGAGTTAATCACCATAGGCAGACTACGCTTTTCGGTTGTGGATTCTTGTGTAATGAATTGAGTGATTCATTTGAATGGCTTTTTAAAGAATGGCTGAAAGCAATGCCAGGAGGCCCGCctaaaatgatcataactgatCAGGATTTGGCAATGACAAAAGCATTTGGTAATGTTCTTCCAAATAAGCACCATAGATATTGCATTTGGCACATTGTGAGTAAATTTTCTTCAAAGATAAGTGCATTATCTTATAAAGAACATTATGATGATTTCAAAAGATGTATATGGAATTCGGAGAGCCCTGAAGAGTTTGATAGAAGATGGGAAGATATTGTAACAAAATCTAACTTGTCCGACAATGAATGGTTACAGTCCATGTACGAAATTCGTGACAGATGGGTTTCGGCATATACGAAACACATTTTTTCTGCCCACATGACAAGTAGCCAAAGAGCTGAAATTTCTCATGCATTCTTTAAGAGATACGTGTCTAAAGAAAATACAATGTTGGATTTTGTTTTGCGGTTTGAAAGGGCATTGTCACGTATACGACATAATGAATTGAATTTGGATCACAAAGATGTAAATGAGAAGCCTGTCTTGAAAACCTCGTCGTTCATGGAAAAGGGAATGAGTGAAATATATACGCAGAGCATATTTTATATGTTTCAAGAGGAAATCTTTCAAATTAATGCGTATGTGGTAACGTTAAGACATGAGGATGAACATCGGTGTTTGTGGGATGTTCGGAGGCTGGATATGGAAGGGTCGAGAAGTCGAGAGATTTTAGTAGAGAAGTCATCAAACCTTGTCCGTTGTAGTTGTAAGATGTTTGACTTTGACGGAATTCCATGTCGACACATGTTGGCTTACTTTAGTAGAATGCAAATGATGGAATTGCCTACTAAGTACATCTTGCGGAGGTGGACAAAATCAGCAAAAGCGAGTAGAGTTATGGATGACTTGGGTAGTGTTGAGAAAGAAATATGCGACCGTTCGATTTTAGTGAGGCGACAGGGTCTCTTCCAACTTGCTTGTAATGTGATTGATGACGGTGTACTAGATGAGGAAGGAACTGAAGTGGTATCGAAGCACCTATTACTCGCGAAGGATGAACTTACAGTATTGAGGAGTTCTCGCGAACCTTGTCCAACGAGTGATATGGAAATGCGTATGTCTCATGGAAGCCAACATAGTTTTAAAGAACCAGTCCAAGTTAGGGCAAAGGGTTGTGGTAAGCGATTAAAAGGAGGAAAAGAGAAGGCTGTCAAGAAGAGCAGGAAATGTCATGGTTGTGGGTTAACGGGACAGTCGCACGACAAAAGAAATCGTCCAAAGCTTCTTAGCAT cTCTTCGCAAGATGTTAGGttggacgacgacgacgacgacgacaacgATGACATGTCAAACAATGATGTTGAAtgtaatttcaatttatttgtATACTTGtggtctttatttttttgtagctTTCTTCATATTATGAGTTACTTGTGTTTCAGGATGGCAACATGCGGAGACGGAGATGACGACATGGGGGATTGTTCTAGATTCAGTGTTTTTTATGCAAAGCTGCTGTGGTCCTAG
- the LOC131299665 gene encoding uncharacterized protein LOC131299665 — MFLFQMSSSFNPLSVILSQNKLVGPNYVDWKWNLNIVLTAEGYTYVLTENCPPLPTDESTDEERKKFKDWKKADEMAKCYILASMSNVLQHQHQSFGSASDIMLNLKEMFGEQGRAARQHAMRQLMNTKMGEGTPVGDHVLKMIDFLNVLEVLGAEIDGQSQVDIILESLHGSFKEFKLNYNMNKMDLSLSELMNSLQAAEGIIKPNHSVLSPGSPGS, encoded by the coding sequence ATGTTTTTATTTCAGATGTCAAGCTCATTTAATCCACTTAGCGTCATTTTGAGCCAGAACAAATTGGTTGGACCAAATTACGTTGACTGGAAATGGAATTTGAATATAGTGCTAACTGCAGAGGGGTACACTTATGTACTTACTGAAAATTGCCCCCCACTTCCCACTGATGAGAGTACAGATGAGGAGAGGAAAAAGTTTAAAGATTGGAAGAAGGCTGATGAGATGGCTAAATGTTATATTTTGGCATCTATGTCTAATGTGCTGCAACATCAACACCAATCTTTTGGTAGTGCTTCAGACATTATGCTTAATCTCAAGGAGATGTTTGGTGAGCAAGGTAGGGCTGCTAGGCAGCACGCCATGAGACAACTCATGAACACTAAGATGGGTGAGGGGACTCCTGTAGGGGACCATGTTTTAAAAatgattgattttttaaatgtaCTTGAGGTCCTTGGAGCTGAGATTGATGGTCAATCTCAAGTTGATATTATCCTCGAGTCGCTGCATGGGTCATTCAAAGAGTTCAAATTGAATTACAATATGAATAAAATGGATTTATCACTTTCAGAGTTAATGAACTCTCTCCAGGCAGCTGAGGGTATTATCAAGCCTAATCATAGTGTGCTCTCTCCAGGCTCTCCAGGCAGCTGA